One genomic region from Syntrophomonadaceae bacterium encodes:
- a CDS encoding virulence RhuM family protein, which yields MNQDFHFLVYRSAGEGVSVKAVIKDETIWLTQKAMAELFDCSADNVSLHLKNIYSENELNEQATTEEFSVVQQEGGREVARSRKFYNLDAIISVGYRVNSRRATHFRIWATGVLKEYMTKGFALDDERLKQGKTAFGKDYFRELLERVRSIRASERRIWQQITDIFAECSIDYDKDSPVTHDFYAMVQNKFHYAITGQTAAEIIYSKSDRNKENMGLTTWKNAPDGRILKSDVTVAKNYLGEMQIRQLERTVTGYFDYIEDLIERENTFTMEDFATSINAFLAFRKYKILTDKGTISKQTATAKAEAEYGEFNKTQKISSDFDKEVNRLLEKGGNANE from the coding sequence ATGAATCAGGACTTTCATTTTTTAGTATATCGTTCCGCCGGAGAAGGAGTGTCAGTAAAGGCGGTTATTAAGGACGAAACAATTTGGCTGACACAAAAGGCCATGGCGGAATTGTTCGACTGCTCAGCTGACAATGTTTCCTTACATTTAAAAAATATATATTCAGAAAACGAATTGAATGAGCAGGCAACGACCGAGGAATTCTCGGTAGTTCAACAAGAAGGTGGCAGAGAGGTTGCCCGGAGCAGAAAATTCTACAATCTTGACGCTATCATTTCAGTAGGTTACCGTGTGAATTCCAGAAGAGCTACACATTTTCGCATCTGGGCTACCGGCGTATTGAAAGAGTATATGACAAAAGGCTTTGCCCTTGATGACGAGCGCCTGAAGCAGGGGAAAACAGCCTTCGGAAAAGACTATTTCAGAGAATTACTGGAGCGCGTCCGATCTATCAGGGCCAGCGAGCGCCGTATCTGGCAGCAGATCACAGATATATTCGCCGAGTGCAGCATCGACTATGACAAGGACTCTCCAGTGACGCACGATTTTTATGCCATGGTACAAAACAAATTTCATTATGCCATTACCGGACAGACGGCAGCAGAAATCATCTATTCGAAATCGGATCGAAACAAAGAAAATATGGGATTGACCACATGGAAAAACGCACCAGATGGACGCATCCTAAAATCGGATGTCACCGTTGCAAAGAACTATCTGGGCGAGATGCAGATCCGGCAATTGGAAAGAACCGTAACCGGCTATTTTGATTATATTGAAGACTTAATCGAGCGGGAAAACACCTTTACCATGGAGGACTTTGCCACCAGCATCAACGCGTTTTTGGCTTTTCGAAAGTATAAAATCCTGACAGATAAGGGCACTATCTCAAAGCAGACGGCCACAGCAAAGGCTGAGGCGGAATACGGGGAGTTCAACAAGACCCAGAAGATCTCCTCCGATTTCGATAAGGAAGTGAATCGTCTCCTGGAGAAGGGGGGCAATGCAAATGAGTAA